In Podospora pseudopauciseta strain CBS 411.78 chromosome 2 map unlocalized CBS411.78m_2, whole genome shotgun sequence, the genomic stretch gggagaaaaagaaagagcaAAATGAACAGTCATGAGTAGATTCATGATGCAGGAGTTGTGTCTGCTATTATAATGTACAATCGCGGTTATGGTATCACTTGCCCGCCCTCGTTCGCTCTGCTGATGACGAACTACCCCCAACCCATAATCCCGCTTTATCCCTCCTGATGCCCCTTGCCCGTTGCGCTTTTCCCAGCGCGGCGCCATCATTTTGAGTTGTTGTACTGATACACTCGGTCCATCACTGTTCCCTTTCCATATCTCGAGGTATTTATCGTCGCTACTTAGGAAAGGGGAGAGAGGAGACTGCAGAGATAGTTAGAAGCTGAGGTTCAAAGATCGGGTGTCAGGACAAAGCGTCGGCAGAGACATACCGGACCATGGATGGCCGAGGGTCGCTGCGGGTGTAGCCTGTGAAGTGTCAGTTGCCATGTTTTTGCTAGATAACCAGACAAGGTGACATACCAAGATAGAGGATGAAGGGGAGATAGCCACTGCTACAGTCAGTATTTCGCTCGCTAAAGCTGTCCGGCTCGTCCAACATACTAGTGAAGGGCAACGCGCGAGATCTCAATGAGCTTGCCAATGCGCTCCTGTTGCGTGGTTAGCCAGCTGCTTCATTCCCTCGTCACCCTGCCGGTCAGGTCTGCGTACCTTGGATTCCTCTGAAAGACGAAACATTTTGGCGATTATGTGATTATCCTGATGTGGGAATCTGGGGTATGTGGTCGTCGTGGGGTTGCAAGATGGAGCAGTCTCTCAATCAATGATGATGTTCCAGTGGCAGAATCGGTTTTTGGGCGGTCACTTCCTGGACAAAGCTTGGCGCGGCTGACCCATGTCGCCCTGCAAGCTGACCCCTGCAAGTCAACCGCCGGACCCACCCACCTTCTCCAGAAAACTCGCGACTTCTCAACGCACCGCGCTTCTTTGGTGGAAAGGTAGCTGCGAGAGGCGTCTTTTTACAATTGacgaaaccaccacccagttGCCATCCAGCAAGCCCCCTTTCTCCACGACAGGTGTAGATAATCCCAAAATGTCAAAACACTGGTATGTCTTCCCACGAACACATAACATTTCCCACAGATATATCAAGCAAACATTTCTACCATGTCGATCATCAGGAGATTCAACATGGCTAAATTATTCCTTTTTAGGGAGCAAAACAAAGATGCCACCGTCTACGTCGGCAACATAGACGAGCGCTTTACCCAAGAGCTCCTCACAGAGCTCATGACCCAAGTCGGCCCCGTCCGCCAGGTCCACATGCCCCTCGACCGCGTCACCCGCAACCACCAAGGCTACGGCTTCATCGAGTTCGATACCCCCGAATCCGCCGAGTACGCCGCCAAGTGTCTCAATGGCGTCCGTGTTCACGGCAAGCCCCTCCGCGTCAACAAGGCGTCCGCCGACAAGCAAAAGACGGTCGACATTGGCGCCGAGCTCTTtatcaacaacctcgacccccaAGTCGACGAAAAGATCCTCTACGACACCTTCAGCACCTTCGGTCAGATCCTCCGCCAGCCCAACATTGTGcgcgacgacaacaacatctcCAAGGGGTACGGTTTCGTCAGCTTTGACTCGTTCGAGGCCTCCGACGCCGCGCTGGCGAACATGAACGGGCAATATCTCTTGAGCAAGGCTATCAGTGTAGACTATGCGTACAAGAAGGACGGCAAGGGCGAGCGCCACGGTGATGAGGCGGAAAGAAGACTGGCCGCCGAAGGCAAGAAGCACAACATAGTGCCCGAGCAACAGGTTCTCCCGCCAGCCTTCCATATGAATGCCCCCATCGCCGCCACAACACCCGTCACACCAGTCGCCGCCGTCCCGCCCATGATCGACCCCTCCATGGCCGCCATTCCTCCACCAGTCGGCATGGTGCCCCCAGTTGTCCCTCCCCTCGGGCCGGGAGGCATGCCGCCAGTTCCAGTCGCGGCGTACGGCGGGCCCTTACCAACTGGACCAGCAGCCATGGGCGGTCGCGGTGGTCCTCCCCCAATTCCCTACGGCGGCGGTATGCCACCAGCTATGCCAAGCGGAGGCGGTGGTCGTATGagcaacctccctcccccaccatctgGTCTCCCGGCGCGTCCACCCCCCAGCCAGGCCGGGTTTGGCGGTCCAGTGCCCTTCCACCCACCACCGGGGTTTGCTCCGTCCCCTCCTGTTGGTCCAGGTCAGCAAATGTACCCCCCTCCTGTTGGCTTCAACGGCCCGCCTCCACCTCAGGGATTCATGCCACCACCGGGAGGTGCCCCCCCTCCGGGCTTTGGTGGTCCACCTCCTAATGGCTACCCACGTCGAGGGTAGGACGATCGAGTGTGGGGTGATGGGAGGCCAGGAAATGTATCACCCTCCCGATGACTGCAACGGTCCGGCTCCCTCGCAAGGGTGCATGCCGCCACCGGGAGGTGCTCCGCCTCCTAGATATGgtgctccccctcctgatAAGTAGAATCATTGAGGGCAGAACCATCGAGGCAGAACCATCATGGGCGAGATCCCGGGGGGTAAAACTGTCAATGAGAATTTTGGGCGTTTATTATATGGGAATTgaacgaaaaaaaaacagtaGAGAAAGGAACCGTGGTGAAGCCTTGATACCCCGTTCACATAAGTAGGTAGTGTATTTTTAGGGAAGCAGAGAACAGTGTACATAATATGATGAGAATACATGATGCAAGAACACGAATGGTGAGGATCTGGAACACAAGGTAGAAGGCAATGGCGGTAGTGTCAGATAATTCTATCGATACAAACTACACTTCCTACAGCAACTAAAAATTGACCCCCTTTTACCCTTTAGTGAGTTGGGCCATTTTGCCCCCTATTTGACCTACGATTAAACCGTAAAAAACCCGCTGTCATCCGGGGAAAATCAAATAAATCAACGCCCCTTTCTTTTCACTAACCCCCAAACTCAAAACCAGCAACCAACCTACTGCTCAATAatatcaacctcaccctccaccccattctccttcttctcctcctcggccccaTTCGCCCcattcctctccttctcctccgcctccttcctctccctctcctccctcctctgccgctcaacaacctcccactccttcctcacctcctccctcctctcccgctccctcACCGCCTCGACCAAAAACGCCTCCTCAATCGCCTGCCTCCGCTTAAACACCCTCAGCCACCTCGTCCCCCACCTCCTGACCAACCCGTCTTCTTCCCCACGAGCATTACTCTCAAGCATCTCATCCTTCGTCCCGCCAGCCCAAGCCCCTAAGCTGTCCTCAATAGCCCTAAACAGCTCCCTCATGTTCCTCACCTCGTTATCCCTCGTCTCGTCATCCACCATCTCATCCGGCTGGCTGGCCTTGACAACCAGCTGCCTCACCCGGCCGGTAACCTTGATGACAGTGTTGAAGACCAATTCGTACATGTGAGCCCACGCGAGCGCCTCACCGCGCGTCTTGCCAGCCTGGACGTTCAGAGCCCAGTTGATCACCGTCAGCGGGGTCAGGATGGAGTAGTTCAGGAGCTTCTCCACGATGCTCAGCGCAACACCGGGGTGCACGCTCCAATacgccatcaccgcctcgATGATCTGCGTCCTCGACGCGTCGCTCGCCGCACCAGCGTCCGCCAACCGGTCCTTGGTGCGCTCTATCGCCGCCAGGACGTGGGAGAGCGACTTGCTGCCTACGTAGAGCACGCAAGTGACAAAGACGTCCGTGCTGGCCACCAAGGCGTCGAGGTCGCGGTCGATGGCCTGAGACTGAATCCGCTGGATAACGGCGTCGATTTCCTCGTCGGGGGCCTTGCGTTTGAGGAGCGCGGCGATTTCACGGCCTTCGGCGGCAAAGGGGGTGTCTAATTGCTGTGTTAGTCACTGACACTCGAAAtgataaagaaaaggggaaaaaaCCAACCATCATTGGCAAACTTGAAATCGGGcacatccttctccttctcgggCCCAATCAACTTCTGATACGGCTCCGGAAGCGTATTCTTGATCCTCTGCGCAAAACTCAACCGAATCTCCTTGTCGATCGAGCCAACAATAAACGCCTTGCGCGGGTGCAAGCCGCTCAGCTCAACATCGTCCACCCACTCAGTCCACTTCCACGTGAAACCAAAGTTGGACAAATGATGCGAGAACCAGTCCATGAACCGGTACGCCAGCTCCAGATCCATCCGCGGCGCGTTTCTGTAAAGGTAACGAATGGCACGGCCCAAGCTGGGCGCTATAGCAGCAGGCGCCAGCTTGCAAGCCTCCGTAAGCACAGAGTGGTAGTAAACCAGCTTGTGCTCTGGGTTAGGCAAGAGGAAAAGCTGGGTAAACACGGCATCAACAGCCACATCTTCGGGCTTCCAGGTAGACTTTGGCTTCTCGATATCCCGAAGCCTATCAAACGGCGTGCCTCTCAGAGCAAAAGTCCTCGGCGCAAAGTAGCAATCCACCTCAATAAGCTGTCTTGCTGTGGCGTTGCGGTTAAAGTGCAAAACATTGATAGTATCAAGCAGTGCATCTCTGATGAGCGACGACGCCAGGCTGGTAGGAGGGGGCACCGACTCGACTTCTTGCTGCCCATAAACAGAGATATACACCTCTGGGAACAACGGCCTCGGCCCCCTGACCACCGTCTTGGGAATAACGATATTCGGCAAAACGTGCTTCTTCGCACTGGCCAGCTTGGCCACCGTCTCAACCTCGCCGACAGGGAACTGCCACGGTCTCGGCAAGCAGCTCAACGCCCAACCCTGAGCCGCCTCAGCCTGCAGCTGCGCCTGCAAAAGCGAAATCAAACTCTGCGACTGCGCCGGGTTttcctccccagcctcggGATGATAAGGCTCAATCACGGCCTGCAGCGGATGCGGCTCGCTCGCAATGATGGCCGTATTCTCCAGCAAATCCGCCGCCTTCTGCTGCCACTCCTGCTGCACCTGCTCCGGCGACCCAGCAGCCATCACATACGGAAGCGTCAAGAGAATGATCTTGACAATCTCTGTGCCGATCGTATCCTCACTGCTCGCCGTCTGCAACCCAACCGCCCGTTCAAAAAGCTCCCCCAACACACCAaaaaccccttccccttccaaCACGCCCTGCAGACACCCCACCAGCTTCAGGTACAGCTTCAcatccctccaccccccctcccgaaGCTTGTCCTCGATCAACCTCGCCGCTTTTTCGAGTAAAAGATCCATCGCCTCGggcttgttggtgttgaccaccatcaacacgcCCGCCAAAAAGGGGGTTTTGAGAGGCTGCTCCACGCACAACTGGAGGACCAAGTCGGTAAAGTTGCCTCTGAGCAAGACGTCATCGTCCCAGTTGTCGGTGAACAGGTTCGCAATCTGGGAAATCTCATCGTGGCGCTCGATCATGGGGTTCTCGGCAATGGCGATGAGCTGCTTGCGGAGGCGGACGTGGGGGGGCGCGTCGTAGCGGCGGCGGGAGTTGTTGCCGCGGTAGTGGTTGTCGTCTTCATTGTCATCTAACCCAGATTGTGTCAgtcagtgatgatgatgacgatgatgatgatgatgatgatgatgatggtggtggtgatgaaaaAGGGACAAACCTACCTCTATAACGACGTTTCCGGTTAtacccaccgccaccaccacctctgcctcctcctcctcctcctctcctgtcGTAGTCGGCCATGGTTTGGATTTGCTATTGCGCAACTGATGCGATGCGATGCTGCTGTTCCTCTCCCGTTGGATggttttattttctttttcccggtttggtgttgtcgtcgcAAGAGAAATCTACCTCCCGCAACTTTTGATAGATTTCACTCTCAAACCAGATGATTCTGCCAATCCAAGCCCGAGAGCGCAATTGATGATTGGTTTTGATTGGCGCAAATCCGGAAACTCTTGTTTCCTTTCGTTGCTCTCTCTGAAACAATAAAAGTTGAGGaagacagcagcaacaaaagGCTGACAAGGTTCAAGTTGCCAGTGCCAAGCGCGACAGAGGAAAGCGTGAAATAAGTGGGGACTGGACTGGAGAGAAAGTTTTTGTGGGGCCATCCACTGGGGGAAGGAGCTAGTGATGCAAGTGATCCTGGTCGGTAGGGAGTGGTGGTTGCCTTGAAAATGAGGCTTTACAAGCTGGTATAAGTCACGGGTGTTTGTTGGAGCAAAATtcacgacgacgacgttgTTTGTCTGTTATAATGCAGTGTTTGGCTTTTCTCTCTACACTTTGAATAACCTCAGTAACACTGGAATATAGTAATTCATCGTTCTCACCCATCTTCATAGTTGGTAGAAGATCACCTCACTTTATCAATCCATACATGAGTGTCAAGACCTCATCAATTGAAAGCCATGCCATGAAAATATTTTGAATTTGAAAGTAAACGAAAACCTTGATAAAAGCACAAAAACAACCACAGAATCCAACAAcatcgccttcttcatgTAGGCCTCTCTCAAACCTGCTCTGATAATCTTTTCCGTTTTTCTCATCTCTCCCAGGCAAAAACGCCCACCCCATGCCATCCAGGTGCTCCCCGCCACATGATATCTGTACCGTCCGTCCCAACTCCTTCTACTCTCATCCCAAACCAAAAGTTGAATTGCACTGAACTCGATGGCCGTCTCGTGCTACCCATTCCAAAACTACTATTGCTCCTGTTCGAGAGTCTCAAACCAAGATAGCCAGTGCAGGCAGGCCAGCCCACCACGTTCTTCATCTGGGAGTACATGACAAGACAAATCATATAATTCCGTTCGCTCCCACTCATCATGAATCATTCGCCTTCCTACTAGCAACATCAAAAACAGGGAGGATAGGGCGAGGACAGGGAGGCCGCACAGATAACAAAACAACGCAAGTGATTCCAGCGGAGAATACAGTGGAAATACCACCCAAGAAACAAGAATAAAAGAAGCCTTTCTCCAGATATTTGGGGCACGAAATAAAGCAAAAGCCATCTAGGTCATGCAGAAACGGAATCTAAAAAACGTGGCCCGGTTGGTGTTTTTTCCCTCAGCAcgccccctctcccctctccctcccttcctgCTATAGCCTTATTGCGCGCTGTTGTCTTCAGAGGACGAATGCTCGTGGGCATACCAGCCGCCCCAAACTCCTGCTATTTCCACGCTCTATCCTGCCACTTCTCGACACTACTTTGGGATCGATGGAACCTTCCGGAATCGAGTCTCGTCGTCTCGTTAAATTCCATCAACACTCATGGCTCCTCGGGGTATCTCATGGCATTTCCTCGTCATAGATCATGAACGGGAAGCGACCCAAAGCCGCTGTGTCCTTGCTGGGCCGTATACGATACTTTGCTGTCAAAGTACAGCTCGAAGTGTCCACACACGATCAGCTCTCACGGTCGCGAATCGACACAGAACTTTTTTCCGTCTCGCTGGCCAGCTTTTCAGTCCAGTTTGGCCATCATTTCCGATTTGTTCATGGGAGTGAAGTTGTCGATGTCGAGCCCTTGGGCCGCAAGGATGGACCTCATGTGAGGCGGCACAAGCttgtggttgaggtgagGGGCGATCGACAGCTCTGCAGAAAACGATTCTGTTAGCAAGCTTGGTTCAAAATCAACACAGAGAGTCTGATGACACGTACCATGACGGGTGAAGTCAAAGAGCGGAGGAAGGTCCTTGAGCTGGCCCGTCTGGTGCCTCGAATCGGGAAAGCGGGTGTTGGGATCCCTGAGGTCATCAAAGAAGGGCTGCACCATCGCGTCGATGGCCGACAGACGCTCGGTGGGTGTGTACTCCAGCAACTTGCTAATCAGGTCGATGGCGGGTTGGTCGGCCTTGCGGAACACCTTGTTGAAAGGATGGGGCTTGATCTGAGGAAACTTGTGCTCCATGTAGTTCGGGTTCATAGTTCGAATTTGCTCGCGGGTGGGTGTCCCCAGCACCTTGATAATTTCGACGAGCTGATCGATACCCGATTCACCGGGGAAGAGAGGCTGACCAAGCATCAGTTCTGCCATGACGCAGCCTGTTGACCAAACGTCTGTTCACGTCAGTTAGCAACAATCTTCCATTGTTGACAAATCCACTCACCAATCTTGGTTGTATAGTTGGTAGCACCAAAGATCAATTCAGGTGCGCGGTAGTATCTGGAGCAAATGTAAGACACGTTTGGTTCGTTTTCCACCAGAATCTTGGCACTGCCGAAATCACAGAGCTTCAAGATGCCGGTGCTAGggtcgaggagaaggttTTGGGGCTTGATGTCGCGATGGCAGATGCCTTGAGAGTGAATGTATGCAAGAGCCCGGAAAAGCTGGTAGATGTACAGCTTCACCTCAAGGATGGGCATAGTAGTCTTCATTTTGTTGAAGAAACGGGAGGCGCGGTACACGGTTTCTGGCACGAACTCCTGGACCAAGTTGAGGTAAACCTCATCCTTCTATTGGGGATGTAAGCAATCTGTTTTCCAATGAGGTATTACTAAAGGACTTACGCGCTCGCCATTAGAGTAGTAAAAGGCCTTGAGCTGCACGATGTTGGGGTGTCTCACGATCCGCATGATTTGCAGCTCACGGTTCTACAACATGTTAGCCATTAATCATACAACCCAGCCATAGCACACAACCAACCTTGAATCTTTTGTCCTGCAAGACACGCTTGATGGCTGCATCTTCGTTCGAGGGAGACAACTTAGTTTGAAAGACGACGCCAAAGGAACCATTGCCAACAATCTTGCACTGGGTGTAAGTCAAGTCTCTCGTCTCGCCCGTGATGCCATCCTGCACTTTCTCGCGGATCACTTCTCCCATCCGCAGATTGTTGAACGCTGCCGGACGATTCGACGCCATGGTGAAGATCTCAAAGCCAcgtcggggttggtgaggaggatcgTACTATACTCGGGTCACTGGTGGGGAAAAATGTCGCCGACAGGTATGGTTGCTTTAAAACGCGCTAGGGAGGTCTTATATCACACGCAAGGTTAAATGTTGGTAAAGCGGTTACTACTGTACGGAGATGGTGATGTCTATTAAACGCGTAAGCACACGTCGTAGCATCATGGTTGGCAAGTGTTGGGAACAGCCAGGAGTATTGGGTTGTCATGGCAGTTGAGGGGCAGAGGAGA encodes the following:
- the TOM7 gene encoding translocase of the outer mitochondrial membrane (COG:U; EggNog:ENOG503P6YA) codes for the protein MFRLSEESKERIGKLIEISRVALHYGYLPFILYLGYTRSDPRPSMVRF
- the sap49 gene encoding Spliceosome-associated protein 49 (COG:A; EggNog:ENOG503NWYN) — its product is MSKHWEQNKDATVYVGNIDERFTQELLTELMTQVGPVRQVHMPLDRVTRNHQGYGFIEFDTPESAEYAAKCLNGVRVHGKPLRVNKASADKQKTVDIGAELFINNLDPQVDEKILYDTFSTFGQILRQPNIVRDDNNISKGYGFVSFDSFEASDAALANMNGQYLLSKAISVDYAYKKDGKGERHGDEAERRLAAEGKKHNIVPEQQVLPPAFHMNAPIAATTPVTPVAAVPPMIDPSMAAIPPPVGMVPPVVPPLGPGGMPPVPVAAYGGPLPTGPAAMGGRGGPPPIPYGGGMPPAMPSGGGGRMSNLPPPPSGLPARPPPSQAGFGGPVPFHPPPGFAPSPPVGPGQQMYPPPVGFNGPPPPQGFMPPPGGAPPPGFGGPPPNGYPRRG
- the cbc1 gene encoding Nuclear cap-binding protein subunit 1 (EggNog:ENOG503NXEG; COG:A; BUSCO:EOG09260PI1), translated to MADYDRRGGGGGGRGGGGGGYNRKRRYRDDNEDDNHYRGNNSRRRYDAPPHVRLRKQLIAIAENPMIERHDEISQIANLFTDNWDDDVLLRGNFTDLVLQLCVEQPLKTPFLAGVLMVVNTNKPEAMDLLLEKAARLIEDKLREGGWRDVKLYLKLVGCLQGVLEGEGVFGVLGELFERAVGLQTASSEDTIGTEIVKIILLTLPYVMAAGSPEQVQQEWQQKAADLLENTAIIASEPHPLQAVIEPYHPEAGEENPAQSQSLISLLQAQLQAEAAQGWALSCLPRPWQFPVGEVETVAKLASAKKHVLPNIVIPKTVVRGPRPLFPEVYISVYGQQEVESVPPPTSLASSLIRDALLDTINVLHFNRNATARQLIEVDCYFAPRTFALRGTPFDRLRDIEKPKSTWKPEDVAVDAVFTQLFLLPNPEHKLVYYHSVLTEACKLAPAAIAPSLGRAIRYLYRNAPRMDLELAYRFMDWFSHHLSNFGFTWKWTEWVDDVELSGLHPRKAFIVGSIDKEIRLSFAQRIKNTLPEPYQKLIGPEKEKDVPDFKFANDDTPFAAEGREIAALLKRKAPDEEIDAVIQRIQSQAIDRDLDALVASTDVFVTCVLYVGSKSLSHVLAAIERTKDRLADAGAASDASRTQIIEAVMAYWSVHPGVALSIVEKLLNYSILTPLTVINWALNVQAGKTRGEALAWAHMYELVFNTVIKVTGRVRQLVVKASQPDEMVDDETRDNEVRNMRELFRAIEDSLGAWAGGTKDEMLESNARGEEDGLVRRWGTRWLRVFKRRQAIEEAFLVEAVRERERREEVRKEWEVVERQRREERERKEAEEKERNGANGAEEEKKENGVEGEVDIIEQ
- the gsk3 gene encoding glycogen synthase kinase 3 (EggNog:ENOG503NU1R; BUSCO:EOG09262KXK; COG:G), whose amino-acid sequence is MASNRPAAFNNLRMGEVIREKVQDGITGETRDLTYTQCKIVGNGSFGVVFQTKLSPSNEDAAIKRVLQDKRFKNRELQIMRIVRHPNIVQLKAFYYSNGERKDEVYLNLVQEFVPETVYRASRFFNKMKTTMPILEVKLYIYQLFRALAYIHSQGICHRDIKPQNLLLDPSTGILKLCDFGSAKILVENEPNVSYICSRYYRAPELIFGATNYTTKIDVWSTGCVMAELMLGQPLFPGESGIDQLVEIIKVLGTPTREQIRTMNPNYMEHKFPQIKPHPFNKVFRKADQPAIDLISKLLEYTPTERLSAIDAMVQPFFDDLRDPNTRFPDSRHQTGQLKDLPPLFDFTRHELSIAPHLNHKLVPPHMRSILAAQGLDIDNFTPMNKSEMMAKLD